TCATCATCAAAGACTTCCCCAAATTTTCACACCAGTTGACTATATCGGTGTTCTGCACAGACTATGTGTACAGGAAGTTTAGAACTAGTAGATGATTGCTTTTGTTCAGATTCTATTTTACTCGAATTAAATGTCTTGGGATAAGTAAGAAGATACCTGTAGTTGGGCTACGAGTATTTGAACTAGATTAGTTGATGAGTCCTGGGTATTCTGGAATAACATTATGCATCACATACAGGGAAGTAATTTTAACAGTTTAGTTGTAACAAATAATGAGCCTGGATTTATGTTGGATGACTAAAATGGATTGAAATGCAAACATTAGAACAGTGCCTTTAAAATTCTCTTGGTACAAACACATGTTTGCAATCAGTTTCCCACTTACAGCTATAAAAAGAATGTAGCCTTGGTATAAGAAAATGTGGCTTATGAGGCACGAAACATAACAGTTCTTAAGACacttgacgaagaaaaaagtgcaTCAAGTTTTAACACAACAAATCCAGTTCTTACACATTTGTTTTTGTGTGCAATTATTGTAAGATTATTGCTCACGATAATGCTTGCAATATTTATGATTCAACAACATTTTAACAGGGAGTGGGATAAGCAATGGGATGATTCTGCAGAGATTTCCCAAAAAAGACTGGCCGGATACACCATTTATAGAAGGGATAGAATGGGTAAGATATTTGCGTTGATTCATAAATGACTTGTTTCTTTATCCTTTATGCAAGATCTTGATGATAGTGTTTATGAGGTACTGTCATTGTTATgttcatttattataattacagtTTTGTCAACCACAAGGATGGGCTCTGTCAACCGACAGACAAGAACCTCGGTTCTTTGTGTCCATTCTAACAGACATCGACGCAAACCGTCATTATTGCGCATGCATGTGCTTCAATGAAACAGTCTCGATAACACCCAGTAAGCCAgttgacgaagaagaagacccAGTTGATGCAGATAGTCGTACTTTGGTCAGAAGTATACCTGCAATTACTCATCATAGCATTATGTATGCTCCAAAATGCCTGGTGCTGGTTTCCAGGCTCGATTACATTGAAACATTCAGAGTATGTTACCAGTTAAAAGAACAAATTATTCACTATATGAACCTTCACTCAATGCCATAGCTCATTAAATAAGTCCGACATCTTATCTATGATAGAACCTAATCCCCACAGAACTGTCTTGGAATCATCTATACCGTGTATGTGGAAAATCTCGGTATACCTCTCGAAACTTTAGTCGGAAATATTCTGGGATGTATACAAGTACCCCCGGCGGGTGGGCCGCAGGTACGCTTCAGTATTGGAGCTGGAGACCGTCAAGCGCTTCAACCACCGATTAGCCCTTCACTTCCTATCACTCACACAAGTGTCAACCTATTATTTCAACAGCTCGgtaaattttccttccaatctcccaaagaagaagaatcagatttcacattttttcgtgTTGTAATGTGTggtgtagaaatttttcacatcagATTCATGAAATCAAAATCCTGTTAACTTTTAGGTATACGCAATGTACTTGTGCTCTTCTGTGGGGTAATGACAgaacataaaattttattccactcCGCAAGCTACTCCCGTCTAACGGAAGGTTGCCGAGCTCTTACTGCGCTAATGTACCCATTTCGATATACGCACGTTTACATTCCACTGCTTCCTGCTGCCTTGGTAGAAGTTTTGAGTACACCCACTCCCTTTATTATGGGGGTTCACAGTTCGCTTAAATACGAAGTTGCTGAATTGGTAAGAAATACACGTATTTATTTGCTCTAAAAAcaggaaattttgaataacatGCTTTTCAGATGGATGTCATAGTGGCTGATCTTGACGGAGGCTCTATAACGGTACCTGATGGAGTGTCCTTGTCGTTATTGCCAGAACCTCTGTTGTCACAAACCCAGGATGCATTGTCGCTAGTTCTACAACCAGAACTAAGTTGTGCTGATTACGCTTTTCCACCTTTAGCAACTAGAGCTCCACATCCTCCCATGTTGGACAAAGAACTTCGAGCCGTGTTTATGCGCACATTTGCTCAGTTGCTGCAAGGTTATCGGAGTTGTCTTACATTGATACGCATACATCCAAAGCCAGTCATAACTTTCCACAAGGTGAAATTATTGATTCcatcaaaaaaaatcttgtcaTTTGACAATTAGTTGGTTCGGATATTTTTGAGTTCTGGATAATATATCgcgattttttctgtttagGCTGCGTTTTTGGGTGAACGAAATCTGACGGATTGTGATTTTACAACAAAGGTACTCGACTGCATGTTCTTTACTTCTTTCATCGTGGAACGAGGACCCCCGTGGCGGCCTTGCGACGTATGGGATGAGTTACATAGTAATCTAAGTGATCATCTTAAACAAGAAGCGCAAGATCATCGTAAGTCTTATGATATCGTACTCATTTGACTCATTGGCTCAAAGATTTCAATCGAATTTGTTCGCAAACTCCCGTAATTATTTGATTCCTCACATTCAATGTTACGTCATCCGTACCAGGTTTGCTATTGACACACATCCAAGAATTAGCGCAACAACTTTACACAAATGAGAATCCGAACCCCCAACCTTAcgttcagaaaattctcaaacccCCTGAAGGAGCATTCGCCAGAATCCACCAACCACCATTACCACTCATTAATTGCGAGCAAGTGGAGGCAATAATCGATGAAGGGCTGGCTAAAAACAATCTCAAAATGAGGTACGTGCTTGAATTTGTGTAATAAGTACTTTATAATACGTTCGCTGCCATCTACAAAAAGACCAGTGTAATGTTCAGGTGTTTGAAATAGAGGAAGGGATTCAGTAATACTCTCCGCGCGATGAAATGGATCAGTTATTTCTCAAAACatgaagtgaaaataaaatgttggcACATCTATATAAACACATATCAGGTTTGGCAGCAAACGTGTTGAATATTGTGATTTGGTTATGACGTAACACGATATCACTAGAATCAACGATGTGATTCattaatgttattttttttccaatccagATTGTCTTCCTTGAGGCCTACTCAGCCACGTATAGTTCCTATGGGGCCCCATATCTCCATAATCCATGACAGTAGACATTTAGTAAGTAATTCTGCACGGCGGTTAGAGGTCTTGCGGAATTGTATAAACTGTATATTTGAGAACAAAATATCAGATGCGAGAAAAACATTTCCTGCGGTATTGAGAGCTTTAAAAAGCAAGGCAGCTCGACTAGCGCTCTGCATGGAGCTTGCTCAGCATGTTGTTGGGAATAAAGCTATGCTCGAACATCAACAATTTGATCTTGTAGTACGGTTAATGAATTGCGCTCTACAAGATGATTCTTCAATGGATGAACATGGTGTAGCGGCAGCTTTACTCCCGCTGGCGACAGCATTCTGCAGAAAATTGTGCACAGGTGTTATACAATTCGCGTATACTTGTATCCAAGAACATGCAGTCTGGCAAAACCAACAGTTCTGGGAATCTGCATTTTATCTTGACGTTCAGAAGGATATCAAACGGCTTTATTTACCCGGTGAAAACACTCCGCCACGGTCATTCAATGACAACATACTCAGTCCTATCAGCCCTCGAGACACAAAAGAGTTTCCGTTTAAAGATAGGTCTTCGATGTATCGAGCCCAAGAACCTTCTGCATTAGAAATAGCTGCGGAACAAATGAGGATTTGGCCGGCTATAGATGCTGCGAAACAACGAGAATTAGTAATTAGTGAAGAGAGTACAATGTATAGCCAAGCTATACACTATGCCAACAGGATGGTGTATCTTCTGGTACCACTAGACATTGGAGCAAAAGCTCACAGGCAAGACAATGTATGCGACGATGAACGAGCAAGCAACAGCATTACTAATAGGTATGCATTTGACAGAAATCTTTATAAAACAAGTACAGTATACATCCCAACCAGTGAAATCCCGCTTTGACCACTTGAGAAACTTAAGTCATACTTTTTATATCTACTCAACAGTGTAGCTAGTGACAGCGGCGATGCTGAATCAGGTTTTGAAGAAACCGATCCTGGGGAAACTGGGGTTGCAGTAATACGTATGGTTTCTCGATTCGTAGACAGAGTTTGCACAGAGGGTGGCGTGAGCACAGAACATGTGAGATGTCTTCATCAAATGGTACCTGGTGTGGTCCACATGCACATAGAAACTCTTGAGGCTGTGCATCGTGAAAGCAAACGATTACCTCCTATTCAAAAGGTGACGCACCAAGGAAGATATCTGCTAAATCGTCATTGaactgaaataattatttacgtgTTTTATCTTGAATTTGCATTCATCATATATGTTACTTTTCGTTTCTGTTAGCCCAAAATCTTGACACCTAACATGTTACCTGGCGAGGAAGTGATAATGGATGGACTACGAGCATATCTGTTGCCTGATGGTAGAGAGGAGGGATCTGCAGGTTTACCGAAAGTACCACCTCTTCTGCCTGCAGAAGGAGCtatttttttgacaaattatCGGATAGTATTCAAAGGGATACCCTGCGATCCATTTGgtaagtttatttttcatataaaaGGTATCGTTGGTGGATACCTAATCCAATCGAGTGAAGAGAACGTTCGTGTATCTAGTTTAATTTGTCATTGTTTTCACGAAAATGATTTCCATGATAACATTTTCAGCTTGCGAGCAGTTAGTAGTAAGAGCTTTTCCAGTAACCTCTCTgacaaaagagaagaaagtcaCAGCTCCGCACTTGGCCCATTTGGATCAATGTCTCCAGGAAGGCTTACAGTTACGGTCGTGTACCTTTCAACTGATAAAGTTAGCTTTCGACGAAGAAGTGACACCTGAAAATATTGAGACGTTCAAAAAACTGGTGCACAAAGAGCGCTACCCCCCACATATCTTCCATCACTTTGCTTTTAATGGTCAAGTCATGGTTACGCAGACTACACATCATAAGGGAAAGGAGAAGAATGCCACTCTAAAGTATGTATTGTTTTGAGAATAGTATGTTATGCACTtaaggaaagaagaaatgtTTTTGTCAAGCACCGATGTTTTCCGATTGGAGGACGAGTTCTGTATCTGAAGTAGGACACATTTCTTTCCCTAGGCGCTTATGACATTTACTAAACATATGtacgaaatacaaaaaaggCGCTCTCTCCTGGTTGCGATTTGGTTTGCTTGGTGCTAGTCTTTTTCCGCGCtgaggtttttttcttcaatcgtgttcaaaaattcaagtttttcatGCATGCTTGGAGAATATTAATCCTTTTATTTTGctgtttacaaaatttttcatgttttttttaattttttttgcgcaaCAGGGGTTTTGCGAAGAAAACTCTTTTGAAAACTGCCCGAAAGGCAGGATTCAAGCCCAAACAATCATCCAAGAGGCAGAAATATGTTTTACCAAACATGAATTTCACAAGTAACAACAAATACATGACCTCACCTGGTAGAATGAGCCTGCCTGTCACAGATAGCAATGACCTGAGCCACGACGATGATCTGAGTAGTAAGTAATACAGAGTCCGACGTAtagaaaataatcagaaacTTTTCTGTATTCTGTCATAACGCATTATTCTATCTGAATATTTGATACTAACTTTTACTTTACCTGTACAGTTgacgaatttgaaattccCGGAATCATGCCCCAACCTCCGACAGATGCCAAAACATTAGAGCGCCTCTCGGAGCGAAGCTATGTGAGAGATTGGTATCGGCTCGGATTATATCCAAGTAGTCCTCAAAATAATCGACGAAACGAGCCGTTTCGTTTATCCTCTGTAAATTGCGCATACATGATGTGCAGAAGCTACCCAGCCCTGTTAATAGTTCCTAATAGTGTGACCGACGAGAGTATCAGAAGATTTTGCCGATTGTACAGGCATAGCAGAATACCAGCTATCACTTGGCGCCATCCTAGAACTAAAGCGCTATTGATGAGGGGTGCTGGCTATCATGGTAAGGGAGTTATGGGAATGTTAAAGGCTCATCCTTCTTCCACTGGAAATCTCAAAGGTATTTACCCTATTCTTATAATCAGAGTTTAGCAGACATGCACTGAGTATGAACCGAATTTACAATATAAATTGTATTCTATTTCAGCTACTTCTTCAGAGAGTACCTCATCGTTAGAACTAGAGAAGTATATGATGGCTTTAGTAGCAGCAACTCCAGCTTCGGTATTACGACAAGGATCTGCTTGGGGAATGTCGGATAGCTCTCTCAGCATAGATTCCCTGTTTTTAGCAGCTGAAGACCGAAACGCAACTCCTGAACAATCCAGAAGAAATCCATTCAACAAAGCAATTGGTACCCTTGGGTATGCATATCTTGTAACTCAATTTGAACTGAAATAATTGTTGCATCGTTACGTTAGTTAGAAGACCTTTGTGTTTTCTATGTTGCTAGTTATTTTCGTAAATATACCTGTCATTAATTTCCGTTTTTGGATAAGATTTTGTAGAATCTCTGGCATGAGATACAGAGGTATTATTTTACTCGAtgttttcattcaattgaaTGTCGTATCGCAAATCGAGCATGTGCTTTGTATTCATTCTCATTGTCCGATTAGATGGTATTGCTTGCCTGATTCTGCGCTCTCTAACTTAGAATGTTCCCAAGATCGTCGGGTGGCAAGGGGCCTAAAAACTTCGGACGTTGGGGTTCCCTTAAAGACAAGAGGCATAATAGTTCTCAAGCCTCTCTGACGACGGTCAATCAACGAGGTACCGTCAGGCATTCGGCAGACTCTGACAGCGGAACtgaatgtgtacatacatttcaACGTGCAGCGCTTTATATTCTTGGGGAGAAAGCCCACATGAAGGTAACATCTTAGCTGGTTCAAACAGGTCCAGTCCCAATTAATATTGATAACCGAGTTTCTGCTGTAATAGTAATAGTTGCAAATACATTTTTACAACATGAATAGTCTATGTATAATCAAATGCCTTCTGTTTTCTACAGGGTGTCAAAGCAGAATCTGCACCAAAAACAGACTTCATACCTGTGGAATATCATGATGTTAGACATACTAAAGCTGCTTTTAAGAAATTGATGAGAGCTTGTGTTCCCAGTTCACTGAATCCAGAACCTGAACAAAGCTTTTTCAAGTGAGTTCCAACTTTTGATAAACTGCGAACATTTGTCCTTGTgtgtaaatttcaattttctgcgTACTCGGTAGACCTAATGCTAAATTATAACTGACATTTCATCTATCTAATACTTGTTTTTGTTTACAGGTTAATAGAGAGCTCTGAATGGTTACAGCAATTACAAAGCACAATGCAATTAGCAGGTGCTGTTATAGATCTGATGGATGTGCAGGGCTCGTCGGTGACTCTTTGTTTGGAAGATGGCTGGGATACAACAGCTACCGTTTGTTCCGTAGCCCAAGTGTGTTTGGATCCCCATTACAGGACGATCGACGGCTTCAGGATtctgatagaaaaagaatggCTAGGTTTTGGCCACAGATTTGGACATCGAAGTAACCTAGCTGTGAACTCACAAACAACGAATTTTACACCCACTTTTCTACAGTTTTTGGATATTGTACATCAGATACAGAAACAATTTCCCCTGGCATTTGAATTCAACGACTACTACCTTAGATTCCTCGCTTATCACTCGGTATCTTGTCGTTTCCGAACATTTCTGTTGGATTGTGAGTTTGATAGAGTAGAATGCGGTATTACTGCCGTCGAAGACAAGAGAGGTTCATTGACTAGTCATCACAAAGGAGTCGATACAGGAAGCGATGACGAAACTGTATATCCAGGAGGAAGGCTGGCGGGTACAAACATTGGGACCAATCTCGGCCAAAGCATATTCGATTACATCGAAAAACAGCATACCAGATCACCACTGTTTTATAACTTCATGTATACTCCGAACACAGAACATCCGGTGGGTTGAACTTATTATTCTTGTATAGTTTCATCACTATCCGATATGCATGCCGCTAATCATGATCTGTTTCATATTCAGGTTCTTCGACCCGCATCCCATTTACCAAGTTTGGAAATATGGCAGTATTATTTAGATGAAGAATTGGCGCATGGTCCTGGTTATGATTTAGAAGTTTTGCAGCAAGATTCTGAGCAGGAAGAAGAGGCTGAGGCTGCCGATGGTATTGTCAAAAGCAACCGGAAAGTCGTCACCCTTGGGTGAGTATTCGGATAATGTTCCAAAGTATTAGCGTTAATGCTGAACGTCGACTACGTGAAGCAATGCTAAGAATAAATAGATAGACGAATATTCATGTACGTAGGGATGAATAAGAGAATAAATAcagtaaaaagaaattgagttCGTTACCGTAGATCTAGGTAGTGAACTTGAGGATTAAGAAAATACatgttacgatttttttccagaaaTCTTAAGGCTGCATGATAATCAAAGTATTGCATGATAACTCGATATTCGTTCAGCAGAACTCtgttgtttttcattattaacaTCAGAAATTCTACTCTAGATATGATGGATTGAGTACAATGGTACCGGATCAGTTCTCACATTTGTTAGAGGAAATCCACAAATTGGAGACAGAGCTCGGACACTTACCACAAAAGTGGAAAGTGCTGTGGGATAAACTAGAGTTACCAAACACGGATTCTCTCACCGTAAGTGTTGTATTGGAGCggaaatttaataattctcAGCATCTTTCTCAACAATTTTTGAGCCCAACTTATACATTTCAGCGTCATGCATCCTTCAGTACAGCCTTAGTGAGATATCACGGTCGTTTGATCCATAAGAGATCGACACTAGAGCTTCTCTTGAGAGGTAAAATGGCCGGAGGAAATCCAACTGGGAATGAAGGTTCCATTTATGGCCACCCGCATAggtgaaaagaatatttcttttGATCAAAATTGACACGCTCGTCCATCGCGTTCTAATCGGATGCTCACAGCTTTCGTTTTCACCGTTTTGTAGGTTCGAAAAAATAGATTCTGCCATGCGTACCCACTGCGACGCATGCACTGGTGTTTTGTGGGGTCCACTCAAGGCGGGACTAAGGTGCGTCGATTGTGGTCACGTATGTCACGAGAAGTGTGCCGATTCTGTTCCGAAGAACTGCACCAAATATAAGGCAGTTGCCGACAACTTGCAATCTCATACGCTCACGAGGAGTGGTGGAGATAACGGCAGTGTTAATTCCAGTGCGTTTCACAGAtggtttttataataattcttcATAGAGAAGGAAATACGTCGCGAAAaactaaaagtaaaaaaatgtattcctTCCCATAGGCGTTGCAACGATACAAACATCCTCTCAGCAATACTACGAACAATTCTCAAGCAACGTGGCAGAGAATCGAACTCACGAAGGCTATCTCTATAAACGTGGGGTCGTATTAAAGGGATGGAAACAACGTTGGTTCGTCTTAGATTCAATAAAACATCAGCTGAGGTATTACGATGCGATGGAAGATTCTCACTGTAAGGGATATATCGGTAAGTTCGGCGCCACTAACAGAAATTTATCGATGTAAAAACTTGGTTATttggcaaattttcaaatcagaaCATATGATACTTTTCTACAGATCTAGCAGAGGTTGTGTCCGTTACACCAGCGGCGCCGACTCCAGGTCCACCGAAGAAAACGGACGATAAATCATTCTTCGATGTGAGTAAATTTTAGTTGCATGAGACGATAATTTCGAGTGGCTTTTTCTCCGATATTCAACGAAAAATGTGTAATTTCAGCTGCGTACCAATAGACGAACTTATAATTTTTGCGCTGGAGACGCATCTACGGCACAGGAATGGATCGAGAAGGTCCAGGCATGCTTGCAGTAGTGTCTTTAATAAGTTATAGTTGTATAATTTAAATTGTGCAAGTGACTGATAGAATAAttgcaattttaattttgttacATACCTCTGTATAGTCAAGCGTAATCGTGTATGTGTTATGTGGCTACGGTATTTTTACTTTGGAATATTCAACGAGCCAAAATCAACCAATGGAAGAAACGATCGTCAAGCCACAGAGCAGGCGGATATATTCGAAATAGCCCAATTGTTAGGAGCGATAGCAAATgtaatattgtatattattatgttgAATTTAATTCTAATTACTTTAAAACTCATGAAGCCTAGCTGGAAGATGAATGatcattaaaaatttataactgttaagttttcctcaaatttttcttttactttataCGTAACTTTCAACaagtaaattttgaaatttatatatcATTATGGATAgatatatttgaaataattaggACATaggatataaatattatacatagatacCTTTAGGTGTACCTCTTGATATATTTCCTAATAAGAATATGTCTTGTTTTtgggttgaaattttatcgtcgtttATCTTCTCtagataaatatgaaaaaagatgaacaTAAAGTAAGAAACCTACCGAGGATACAGCGACGAGGCGACAGCCAAAGCCGGTCTCATCCCAATCACAGTGAAATGCTTATAATGTAATTAATGTGACGTGTTTAAGCTATAAcagataacaataataaaagatATGGACAAAGTGCAGCGGTGAAACGTATCTATAATAgatgaaaagggaaaaaaggtcTAGGCTCAGGGATAAATAGTAACCAAAGTCCGTTGGATCAATTCAGTTATAGTATCTTCAGATCAGAATTATCTGTGCCACGTGAACTAAagtttacatacctatatcataCTTCTCATATgatgtgaaataataataatattataaaaataatggacacatttcatttattataagCCTCATGAATGCCTCATTATTCATAAGACTGATCTGAGCAACTCCTGATAAAAGTACACTTGGAACGAAAAGACGGTCAAGCCTACGATAATTCGGAATTGGTGTCCAAAGAACATGAAATAAATGAGGGAACAGTGTACTCGGGCCGTGAGTTGCCTTTATCAGAAATTTCTCTGGGCCGCTACAATGAACGGATCCGGTCTGCATACCCTGTGTCCCAGCGTTTATACCGCAGTATGTCTGCTCGTCTGTCGTCAGGGGCCACCGTTCCTATAGCGCCAGGTTCATTCACGGACCAAGCTCATTTTACTGGAGATTGGACTTAGGGCGGTATTCATAGTCCGGTCTTAAGACCGTGATCACATAAGACGGTCTTACTTGGGGTTCTTAGATGGCGCTAGGGTGTATCGGGGTGGTTACCTGGGGTGGTGTTCGAATAAAACGGTCTTACTTGGGGTTTTCAGATGGCGCTAGGGTGTATCAATTATGGCATTTGCTTTGATTTGCTTAAGAGCAGGTCAAGCTCCACTTGACAAAGATTATTATTTGACCACGGTCTTAAGTCCGGATTATGAATACCGCCCTTAGTTTGGTTCGACTTTACGAATATAGCGTAAGCATGGCGCCTGACAGCAGGCGACTAGATATACTGCGGTGTAAATGCTGggacacgtatatgtatagttgtcCCAAGATGTAAGAAGGATATATGGTTCGCCATTTTGTATCTGATCCCGAAGGTACCTTTTCACTCGCGTAGAAGCAAGTGAATATGCAAGTGGCGCACTGTCTCGTATTCCGTTCTCGCACGGTGGGAATAGCAGATTTACAAAACTCTTTGTAGCaccctgagaaaaaaattaacatgtgGCGTTAGGTCCGGCCATCGAACAGGCCAAAGAATGCCTGCACCCCAGACTCTTCGGATTCAACGATAAGTCACGGTTGACGTCATCGCCTTCATCGAGCGGGGTATCTTTGGAATCGTTCAACGTCTGTCATCGCCTATTCAGTCATCAGAAAGGCATGATATCAGAGGTCATTGGATTCGTAATAACGTCAGCTGCAAAGTCGAGGTGGCCAAAATACATGTTTCTGTATAAAAAATCAGTCACATTGATGACTTCGATAACGTACAAGTCGCTATCTTGAAAAGACAACTTATTCAACCACGGTACTAGCCTTTCAAAAATTAAGCAAATCATTTCTTACAACTATACAAGTTACTGAGATATTTTGGGTGatcatcttattgttagatggGATAccccgtatacatacgtatagcatGCATTCAGTGAAGTCGGGGTAATTCGCTCCATCTTTATATCGCCAAAATCGAGAGACTTGGCAGAGTTTCGCGCCAAAAGCACACTTGAAAAGAACGGGATAGCATCGAGTATCTGGACAAGTATTCGATAATATGGAATGCGCGGTAGGGCTAACTGTTTTATTAGGTAACTCCTAAATTATTAGCACTTCGGGAAATTTGGATAGACTTTGGCCGATATGAATCAGAGTGAAGCTGTCATTTGAGCTCAATTTTAATGACATTCATTTTCGGAAAGATGAGATTTGGCTCTATATGTATCTATGAAACATAAATAAGAGCAGAAGGTAAACTTGGTTCCTTACTAACGTGCAAACTAAAGATCCTTATGGCATCTTATGGGTTCAAGCTACGGACTTTGAGACTATAGATAGTTGATCTACTCTCCACACTACTAGGGACTCTAGCGACTGCTTAGCTTCGTCTACAACTAACTATTTACCTTTGGTAACAATCGTAAACGTAAAACGAGCTTCTATAGATCAGTGGCTTTTTCTACAACAGCTGAGATCTACATATCACACCTCCCCCGACCAACGATTTAATTGAAATCGGGCTCAAATGAAAGCTCATCTCCGATTCACATGAAAAGAGTGATTTCAAATTCGCTGTAACGTCAATAATGTGGGAGCGATTTAATAAAACACAAATCCCTACTCCGCTCTTGACCGCGTCGCAGTAAATATGCGTATACACGCTTGAGCTTCTCTTGAATGAACTTGGCGCGAGTCTCTACCGAGTCCTATGATGCGCGTatacaatgaaataatttctcatcTATCGAGactatattatacaaataattaaGAAGTAATCGGCCGTGACGtcattttatatgtatatatatctgcctgatttctttttaagAACACCAATATCAGCTCGTTTAATCTTCAAAAATGTTTCTTCATATGCGTTCTTTATATTCTTTCCTATATAGAGGATTTAGATTG
The sequence above is a segment of the Athalia rosae chromosome 5, iyAthRosa1.1, whole genome shotgun sequence genome. Coding sequences within it:
- the LOC105690194 gene encoding myotubularin-related protein 13 isoform X1 — encoded protein: MLGSTSPTPRHEFTEMSRLADYFVVVGYDHEKERSGISNGMILQRFPKKDWPDTPFIEGIEWFCQPQGWALSTDRQEPRFFVSILTDIDANRHYCACMCFNETVSITPSKPVDEEEDPVDADSRTLVRSIPAITHHSIMYAPKCLVLVSRLDYIETFRNCLGIIYTVYVENLGIPLETLVGNILGCIQVPPAGGPQVRFSIGAGDRQALQPPISPSLPITHTSVNLLFQQLGIRNVLVLFCGVMTEHKILFHSASYSRLTEGCRALTALMYPFRYTHVYIPLLPAALVEVLSTPTPFIMGVHSSLKYEVAELMDVIVADLDGGSITVPDGVSLSLLPEPLLSQTQDALSLVLQPELSCADYAFPPLATRAPHPPMLDKELRAVFMRTFAQLLQGYRSCLTLIRIHPKPVITFHKAAFLGERNLTDCDFTTKVLDCMFFTSFIVERGPPWRPCDVWDELHSNLSDHLKQEAQDHRLLLTHIQELAQQLYTNENPNPQPYVQKILKPPEGAFARIHQPPLPLINCEQVEAIIDEGLAKNNLKMRLSSLRPTQPRIVPMGPHISIIHDSRHLVSNSARRLEVLRNCINCIFENKISDARKTFPAVLRALKSKAARLALCMELAQHVVGNKAMLEHQQFDLVVRLMNCALQDDSSMDEHGVAAALLPLATAFCRKLCTGVIQFAYTCIQEHAVWQNQQFWESAFYLDVQKDIKRLYLPGENTPPRSFNDNILSPISPRDTKEFPFKDRSSMYRAQEPSALEIAAEQMRIWPAIDAAKQRELVISEESTMYSQAIHYANRMVYLLVPLDIGAKAHRQDNVCDDERASNSITNSVASDSGDAESGFEETDPGETGVAVIRMVSRFVDRVCTEGGVSTEHVRCLHQMVPGVVHMHIETLEAVHRESKRLPPIQKPKILTPNMLPGEEVIMDGLRAYLLPDGREEGSAGLPKVPPLLPAEGAIFLTNYRIVFKGIPCDPFACEQLVVRAFPVTSLTKEKKVTAPHLAHLDQCLQEGLQLRSCTFQLIKLAFDEEVTPENIETFKKLVHKERYPPHIFHHFAFNGQVMVTQTTHHKGKEKNATLKGFAKKTLLKTARKAGFKPKQSSKRQKYVLPNMNFTSNNKYMTSPGRMSLPVTDSNDLSHDDDLSIDEFEIPGIMPQPPTDAKTLERLSERSYVRDWYRLGLYPSSPQNNRRNEPFRLSSVNCAYMMCRSYPALLIVPNSVTDESIRRFCRLYRHSRIPAITWRHPRTKALLMRGAGYHGKGVMGMLKAHPSSTGNLKATSSESTSSLELEKYMMALVAATPASVLRQGSAWGMSDSSLSIDSLFLAAEDRNATPEQSRRNPFNKAIGTLGMFPRSSGGKGPKNFGRWGSLKDKRHNSSQASLTTVNQRGTVRHSADSDSGTECVHTFQRAALYILGEKAHMKGVKAESAPKTDFIPVEYHDVRHTKAAFKKLMRACVPSSLNPEPEQSFFKLIESSEWLQQLQSTMQLAGAVIDLMDVQGSSVTLCLEDGWDTTATVCSVAQVCLDPHYRTIDGFRILIEKEWLGFGHRFGHRSNLAVNSQTTNFTPTFLQFLDIVHQIQKQFPLAFEFNDYYLRFLAYHSVSCRFRTFLLDCEFDRVECGITAVEDKRGSLTSHHKGVDTGSDDETVYPGGRLAGTNIGTNLGQSIFDYIEKQHTRSPLFYNFMYTPNTEHPVLRPASHLPSLEIWQYYLDEELAHGPGYDLEVLQQDSEQEEEAEAADGIVKSNRKVVTLGYDGLSTMVPDQFSHLLEEIHKLETELGHLPQKWKVLWDKLELPNTDSLTRHASFSTALVRYHGRLIHKRSTLELLLRGKMAGGNPTGNEGSIYGHPHRFEKIDSAMRTHCDACTGVLWGPLKAGLRCVDCGHVCHEKCADSVPKNCTKYKAVADNLQSHTLTRSGGDNGSVNSSVATIQTSSQQYYEQFSSNVAENRTHEGYLYKRGVVLKGWKQRWFVLDSIKHQLRYYDAMEDSHCKGYIDLAEVVSVTPAAPTPGPPKKTDDKSFFDLRTNRRTYNFCAGDASTAQEWIEKVQACLQ